The Halobellus sp. MBLA0158 genome has a window encoding:
- a CDS encoding BGTF surface domain-containing protein, whose protein sequence is MSVDGDDVTSRYVLDADGSSGGQVVLSSGTALGPRANASVRIDAVNDSIDTETIRPGIVDVAVTDATVTEGSDADVYENATIAFVANGGSDDVDQSFEVVDETDALVFAGRTGSGSQAFVFDTDARNWSGGYEIETRLDDGRADERTDLAVRALELDVAVDDRNLTTDDAVEGTVLANAGGRTVEVALADESGAVVARANETLAGNGETPIEIGGDALAAAGPGNYTVTVTDVATETASASEAITVVDAALRTAAFRSSVVGEDAGDVVEIGVELAYADAVTVTIGSDADGFGANVTVDDRNGDGRVRLRFNTDAVVGETALPADGGDVFATAPPRGANATANVTDAVVAADVDDRYAIQGSLAAGEYELGVRPGTDASAAAESVGTLVLDAPAPESLATWVAPAGTDFGAFEDVEAAADAARLVPSTEIAVGDVVVHRIVAPGLAGALASQSGSTAEAFFALAGTAPGHRHALNVTQADPGANAEAYQLELNHSNADVVADPANDTYVVAYRLDGPGAADDDAVGTRESTGAPGPGDALTVEFAVNESGPFDGLDDTERSMGGEYALVEGRIATDREPVVVAAAANQSIGGRTTAAPGTVLDLRIRSANGSGAFLKTGSAVVDPEGDWRAVFDFGNRSVGENFTLTSRVGVVADDAELAVAGVVRANATNVTNATTPNGTTASGAGGGGAPGAAGRSGGDSIRVDATATATARPTAAPTESDGSIADSIREFGEEVVAEVTNDRGEPLGDRLSGFDVVVVVSFLSLVGCFFFVRYV, encoded by the coding sequence GTGAGCGTCGACGGCGACGACGTCACGTCGCGGTACGTCCTCGACGCCGACGGGTCGAGCGGCGGCCAGGTCGTGCTCAGTTCCGGGACGGCGCTCGGCCCGCGGGCGAACGCGTCGGTCCGGATCGACGCCGTCAACGACTCGATCGACACCGAGACGATCAGGCCCGGCATCGTCGACGTCGCGGTGACAGACGCAACCGTGACGGAGGGCAGCGACGCCGACGTCTACGAGAACGCGACGATCGCGTTCGTCGCGAACGGCGGCAGCGACGACGTCGATCAGTCCTTCGAGGTGGTAGACGAGACCGACGCGCTCGTCTTCGCCGGCCGGACCGGCAGCGGAAGTCAGGCGTTCGTCTTCGACACCGACGCGCGGAACTGGAGCGGCGGGTACGAGATCGAAACGCGGCTCGACGACGGGCGCGCGGACGAGCGAACGGACCTCGCCGTCCGAGCGCTGGAGCTGGACGTCGCGGTCGACGACCGGAACCTCACCACCGACGACGCCGTCGAGGGGACGGTTCTGGCGAACGCGGGCGGTCGGACGGTCGAGGTCGCGCTCGCGGACGAGAGCGGGGCCGTGGTCGCGCGGGCGAACGAGACGCTCGCCGGGAACGGCGAGACGCCGATCGAGATCGGCGGCGACGCGCTGGCGGCCGCGGGCCCGGGGAACTACACGGTGACGGTGACCGACGTCGCGACCGAGACGGCGAGCGCTTCGGAGGCGATCACCGTCGTCGACGCGGCGCTCCGGACCGCGGCGTTCCGCTCGTCCGTCGTCGGCGAGGACGCCGGCGACGTCGTCGAGATCGGCGTCGAACTGGCGTACGCCGACGCCGTCACGGTCACGATCGGAAGCGACGCGGACGGCTTCGGCGCCAACGTCACGGTCGATGACCGGAACGGCGACGGGAGGGTCCGGCTGCGCTTCAACACGGACGCGGTCGTCGGAGAGACTGCCCTGCCGGCCGACGGCGGCGACGTCTTCGCGACCGCTCCGCCGCGCGGGGCGAACGCGACCGCGAATGTGACCGACGCGGTCGTCGCGGCCGACGTCGACGACCGCTACGCGATCCAGGGATCGCTGGCGGCCGGCGAGTACGAACTCGGCGTGCGGCCCGGAACGGACGCGAGTGCGGCCGCCGAGTCGGTCGGGACGCTCGTCCTCGACGCGCCGGCGCCCGAGTCGCTCGCCACGTGGGTCGCGCCCGCCGGAACGGATTTCGGGGCGTTCGAGGACGTCGAAGCAGCGGCGGACGCGGCGCGTCTCGTGCCGTCGACGGAGATCGCGGTCGGCGACGTCGTCGTCCACCGGATCGTCGCGCCCGGACTCGCGGGAGCGCTCGCGTCGCAGTCCGGCTCGACCGCCGAGGCGTTCTTCGCGCTGGCCGGCACGGCTCCGGGCCATCGCCACGCGCTGAACGTCACCCAGGCGGATCCGGGCGCGAACGCGGAAGCCTACCAGCTGGAACTGAACCACAGCAACGCCGACGTCGTCGCCGACCCCGCGAACGACACGTACGTCGTCGCGTACCGACTCGACGGGCCCGGCGCTGCCGACGACGACGCGGTCGGGACCCGCGAATCGACCGGCGCTCCCGGCCCGGGCGACGCGCTCACGGTCGAGTTCGCCGTCAACGAGAGCGGCCCCTTCGACGGCCTCGACGACACCGAGCGGTCGATGGGCGGCGAGTACGCGCTCGTGGAGGGGCGGATCGCGACCGACCGCGAGCCGGTGGTCGTCGCCGCCGCGGCGAATCAATCGATCGGCGGCCGAACGACCGCCGCGCCGGGGACGGTGCTGGACCTCCGGATCCGCTCCGCGAACGGGAGCGGCGCGTTCCTGAAGACCGGATCGGCCGTGGTCGATCCCGAAGGCGACTGGCGCGCCGTCTTCGACTTCGGCAACCGGAGCGTCGGCGAGAACTTCACCCTGACGTCGAGGGTCGGCGTCGTGGCCGACGACGCCGAACTGGCGGTCGCGGGAGTGGTCCGCGCGAACGCGACGAACGTGACGAACGCGACGACGCCGAACGGCACGACCGCGAGCGGTGCGGGCGGCGGTGGTGCGCCCGGCGCCGCCGGACGATCTGGAGGCGATAGCATCCGAGTCGATGCCACCGCGACGGCGACGGCGCGGCCGACCGCGGCACCGACCGAGAGCGACGGCTCGATAGCGGACTCGATCCGGGAGTTCGGTGAGGAGGTCGTCGCGGAGGTCACGAACGACCGCGGGGAGCCCCTCGGCGACCGGCTGTCGGGCTTCGACGTCGTCGTCGTGGTGTCGTTCCTCTCGCTCGTCGGGTGCTTCTTCTTCGTGCGGTACGTATGA
- a CDS encoding metal-dependent transcriptional regulator produces the protein MNTADQYVKAIYLLQEMENGPASTGALAERLGVSPASANEMIGKLESRGLAEHEKYKGVTLTDDGIVRARDALQTYCIIERFLANVLSVDEFRAEARELEPVIDDLVAERLDTIIDRNEKCPDCFDPETDACCHLEVAAESVETEEQRAD, from the coding sequence ATGAACACGGCCGACCAGTACGTCAAAGCGATCTATCTCCTCCAGGAGATGGAAAACGGGCCGGCCTCGACCGGCGCGCTCGCCGAACGGCTCGGCGTCAGCCCCGCGAGCGCCAACGAGATGATCGGCAAGCTCGAATCCCGCGGGCTCGCCGAACACGAGAAGTACAAGGGCGTGACCCTGACCGACGATGGGATAGTCCGCGCTCGCGACGCGCTCCAGACCTACTGCATCATCGAGCGCTTCCTCGCGAACGTCCTCTCGGTCGACGAGTTCCGCGCGGAGGCGCGCGAGCTCGAACCCGTCATCGACGACCTCGTCGCCGAGCGGCTGGACACGATCATCGACCGCAACGAGAAGTGTCCGGACTGCTTCGATCCGGAGACCGACGCGTGCTGTCACCTCGAAGTGGCCGCCGAAAGCGTCGAGACCGAAGAGCAGCGGGCGGACTGA
- a CDS encoding ferritin-like domain-containing protein — MSVGHRVNSDHQLARLLQIGIVLEEVVEARSYHHYQSLDEGSLDPEIESLLEHAAEESADHRERLESLVDELDAESIPFEEIETLVEAQYGGTDPEDFDDILYDQLANEETAYKFYDDLIGALRASEATFGIDRDRLIDVLVEIREEEADGVEEVTKVMNDRQ; from the coding sequence GTGAGCGTCGGCCACCGGGTGAACTCCGACCACCAGCTCGCGCGGCTCCTCCAGATCGGGATCGTCCTCGAGGAGGTCGTCGAGGCCCGATCGTACCACCACTACCAGTCGCTCGACGAGGGGTCGCTCGATCCCGAGATCGAGTCGCTCCTGGAGCACGCCGCCGAGGAATCCGCCGACCACCGCGAGCGCCTGGAATCGCTCGTCGACGAACTGGACGCCGAGAGCATCCCGTTCGAGGAGATCGAAACGCTCGTCGAGGCTCAGTACGGCGGCACCGACCCGGAGGACTTCGACGACATCCTCTACGACCAGCTGGCGAACGAGGAGACCGCATACAAATTCTACGACGACCTCATCGGGGCGCTGCGAGCCTCGGAGGCCACGTTCGGCATCGATCGCGACCGCCTCATCGACGTCCTCGTCGAGATCCGCGAGGAGGAGGCCGACGGCGTCGAGGAGGTCACGAAAGTGATGAACGACCGCCAATGA
- a CDS encoding DUF5791 family protein, whose product MLYDAVSDPAARSPPALREAYEEQLRAVVDDVGVEAAAAESGVDREAVESVADGPAPDLRVEDAAALLALDDGRPDAETIVLELQDHLLMAMTTGVVDVDTIASNVDLDLSGQEVQQAIEGRTSMTLAQLAAIQQYLAERNDR is encoded by the coding sequence ATGCTCTACGACGCAGTCTCGGACCCGGCGGCGCGCTCTCCGCCGGCCCTCCGCGAGGCGTACGAAGAACAGCTCAGGGCCGTCGTCGACGACGTCGGGGTCGAGGCCGCCGCGGCCGAGTCCGGCGTCGACCGCGAGGCCGTCGAGTCCGTCGCCGACGGTCCCGCGCCGGACCTGCGGGTCGAAGACGCCGCGGCGCTGCTCGCGCTCGACGACGGGCGCCCGGACGCCGAAACGATCGTCCTCGAACTCCAGGACCACCTGCTGATGGCGATGACGACCGGTGTCGTCGACGTCGACACGATCGCCTCGAACGTCGACCTCGACCTCTCGGGCCAGGAGGTCCAGCAGGCCATCGAGGGCCGGACGTCGATGACGCTCGCCCAGCTCGCGGCGATCCAGCAGTACCTCGCCGAGCGGAACGACCGCTGA
- a CDS encoding SDR family oxidoreductase, with amino-acid sequence MARTVIVGCGYVGLELGRQLRDAGHEVAGVRRSESGLDTVADAGLDPVRADATDPDSLDALPDANWVVFAASSGGRGADAAREVYVDGLRNVIDEYGDRAAPPDRLVYTSSTGVYGDHDGDFVDESTPIEPTTEKTEVLAEAERIAREEAGAVGVDGTVARFAGLYGPDRYRLDRYIEGPVTEGYLNMVHRDDAAGAVGFLLDADRARDDVVLVADDEPADKWAFADWLAEQCGVAEPPKRTIEERLAESDLSDAARRRLQTSKRCDNGRLRELGYEFAYPTFREGYRDAIEAFRAGADASEI; translated from the coding sequence ATGGCCCGGACCGTCATCGTCGGCTGCGGCTACGTCGGGCTCGAACTCGGCCGACAGCTCCGCGACGCGGGCCACGAGGTCGCGGGCGTGCGACGCTCCGAATCGGGACTGGACACCGTCGCCGACGCAGGGCTCGATCCCGTGCGCGCCGACGCCACCGACCCCGACTCCCTGGACGCGCTCCCGGACGCCAACTGGGTCGTCTTCGCCGCCAGCTCCGGCGGCCGCGGCGCCGACGCCGCGCGCGAGGTCTACGTCGACGGCCTGCGGAACGTCATCGACGAGTACGGCGATCGAGCCGCTCCTCCGGACCGCCTCGTCTACACCTCCTCGACGGGGGTCTACGGCGACCACGACGGCGACTTCGTCGACGAGTCGACGCCGATCGAGCCCACGACCGAGAAGACCGAGGTCCTCGCGGAGGCCGAGCGGATCGCCCGCGAGGAGGCGGGCGCCGTCGGCGTCGACGGGACCGTCGCGCGCTTCGCCGGGCTGTACGGCCCCGACCGCTACCGCCTCGACCGCTACATCGAGGGGCCGGTCACGGAGGGGTACCTGAATATGGTCCACCGCGACGACGCCGCGGGCGCGGTCGGCTTCCTCCTCGACGCGGACCGCGCGCGCGACGATGTCGTCCTCGTCGCCGACGACGAGCCCGCCGACAAGTGGGCCTTCGCGGACTGGCTGGCCGAGCAGTGCGGCGTCGCCGAACCGCCGAAGCGGACGATCGAAGAGCGCCTCGCAGAGTCCGACCTCTCAGACGCCGCGCGCCGCCGCCTTCAGACGAGCAAGCGCTGCGACAACGGCCGCCTCCGCGAACTGGGCTACGAGTTCGCGTACCCGACGTTCCGCGAGGGCTACCGCGACGCGATCGAGGCGTTCCGCGCCGGCGCGGACGCGTCGGAGATCTGA
- a CDS encoding DHH family phosphoesterase: MDHPAVAAAVVVGLLALVAGLALLRRFTRPEGAQFRDELAALDEVAVLLHPNPDPDAMATGIAVASLAEQAGADARVQYPGQIRHQENRAFQTVLELDIDRIDHVSDVAAEHVILVDHNRPRGFAGADSVLPFAVIDHHPGDGTGEAFTDVRTDYGAASSIVAEYFEDLGATPVPPAKHESEVDSTYTVPSTVATGLLYGILTDTKRLTAGCSAADFGAAGFLYPGVDEDRLDRIANPEVSTEVLDLKARAIAGRDVRGPFAVSDVGRISNADAIPQAADELVLLEGVTAVVVLGERQGTIHLSGRSRDDRVHMGRTLDEAVSAFADGSAGGHARMGGGQIGLRDGEIRTDDGETVDRDAFRERLFACLSGDT, from the coding sequence ATGGACCACCCGGCGGTCGCCGCCGCGGTCGTCGTCGGCCTGCTGGCGCTCGTGGCCGGCCTCGCTCTCCTCCGGCGGTTCACGCGCCCCGAGGGGGCGCAGTTCCGCGACGAACTCGCCGCGCTCGACGAGGTGGCGGTCCTCCTCCATCCCAATCCGGACCCCGACGCGATGGCGACCGGCATCGCCGTCGCGAGCCTCGCCGAGCAGGCCGGCGCCGACGCGCGGGTGCAGTACCCCGGTCAGATCCGCCACCAGGAGAACCGCGCGTTCCAGACCGTCCTCGAACTCGACATCGACCGGATCGACCACGTCAGCGACGTCGCCGCCGAGCACGTGATCCTCGTCGACCACAACCGCCCGCGGGGGTTCGCCGGCGCCGACAGCGTCCTCCCCTTCGCGGTCATCGACCACCACCCCGGCGACGGCACCGGCGAGGCCTTCACCGACGTCCGCACTGACTACGGCGCGGCCTCCAGCATCGTCGCGGAGTACTTCGAGGACCTGGGGGCGACGCCCGTGCCGCCGGCCAAACACGAGAGCGAGGTCGACTCGACCTACACGGTGCCGTCGACGGTCGCCACGGGCCTCCTCTACGGCATCCTCACCGACACGAAGCGGCTGACCGCGGGCTGTTCGGCCGCGGACTTCGGCGCCGCGGGCTTCCTGTATCCGGGCGTCGACGAGGACCGCCTCGACCGCATCGCCAACCCCGAGGTCTCGACGGAGGTCTTAGACCTGAAGGCGCGCGCCATCGCCGGCCGCGACGTCCGCGGGCCCTTCGCGGTCAGCGACGTCGGCCGCATCTCCAACGCCGACGCCATCCCGCAAGCCGCCGACGAACTGGTCCTGCTCGAGGGCGTCACCGCCGTGGTCGTCCTCGGCGAGCGGCAGGGCACGATCCACCTCTCGGGGCGCTCCCGCGACGACCGGGTCCACATGGGCCGGACGCTCGACGAGGCGGTGTCGGCCTTCGCGGACGGCTCCGCGGGCGGACACGCCAGGATGGGCGGCGGCCAGATCGGCCTCCGCGACGGCGAGATCCGGACGGACGACGGCGAGACGGTCGACCGCGACGCCTTCCGCGAACGGCTCTTCGCGTGCCTGTCGGGGGACACCTGA
- a CDS encoding aldo/keto reductase, which translates to MATSQGTWGYRDRFGDAFARTYFRRFGPGVASSVGLGTYLGDPTDDVDAGYRESIAAALSAGINHVDTAINYRCQRSERVVGEALREADVDREEVVVATKGGFLPFDGSRPADPAAYVRETFVEPGVVAPEDLAGGGHAIAPGFLDAMLDRSLSNLGVDTIDCYYVHNPETQLRVRSREAVYDRLQAAFETLERRRAAGDIGMYGVATWEAFRVPRGDDAYLSLPEVVARAERAAEAVGVDDVGLGAIQLPFNVAMADAVTVAAHSHPDGEGDLSALEYAQEIGLDAVASATLAQGDLASSLPPEVDAELAGDTPAQRAINFARSAPGVTTALVGTSSPAHVPENVAAGTFEPLGARAFDAVFE; encoded by the coding sequence ATGGCGACGAGTCAGGGCACCTGGGGCTACCGCGACCGCTTCGGCGACGCCTTCGCGCGGACGTACTTCCGCCGCTTCGGGCCGGGCGTCGCCTCCAGCGTCGGGCTCGGGACGTACCTCGGCGATCCGACCGATGACGTCGACGCGGGCTACCGGGAGTCGATCGCGGCGGCGCTCTCGGCCGGCATCAACCACGTCGACACCGCGATCAACTACCGCTGTCAGCGCAGCGAGCGGGTCGTCGGCGAGGCGCTCCGCGAGGCCGACGTCGACCGCGAGGAGGTCGTCGTCGCGACGAAGGGCGGCTTCCTCCCGTTCGACGGCTCCCGCCCCGCGGACCCGGCCGCGTACGTCCGCGAGACGTTCGTCGAGCCCGGCGTGGTCGCGCCCGAGGACCTCGCCGGCGGGGGCCACGCCATCGCCCCCGGCTTCCTCGATGCGATGCTGGACCGCTCGCTCTCGAACCTCGGGGTCGACACGATCGACTGCTACTACGTCCACAACCCCGAGACGCAGCTCCGGGTCCGGAGCCGCGAGGCCGTCTACGACCGGCTCCAGGCCGCCTTCGAGACGCTGGAGCGCCGCCGCGCCGCCGGCGACATCGGGATGTACGGCGTCGCCACCTGGGAGGCGTTCCGCGTGCCCCGCGGCGACGACGCGTACCTCTCGCTCCCCGAGGTCGTCGCCCGCGCGGAGCGAGCCGCCGAGGCGGTCGGCGTCGACGACGTCGGACTCGGGGCGATCCAACTGCCGTTCAACGTCGCGATGGCGGACGCCGTCACCGTCGCGGCGCACTCGCACCCGGACGGGGAGGGCGACCTCAGCGCGCTGGAGTACGCCCAGGAAATCGGTCTCGACGCCGTCGCCAGCGCGACGCTGGCCCAGGGCGACCTCGCGTCGTCGCTCCCGCCCGAGGTCGACGCGGAGTTGGCGGGGGACACCCCGGCCCAGCGGGCGATCAACTTCGCGCGGAGCGCGCCGGGGGTCACGACGGCGCTCGTCGGCACGAGTTCGCCCGCGCACGTCCCAGAGAACGTCGCGGCCGGGACCTTCGAACCGCTCGGGGCGCGGGCCTTCGATGCGGTCTTCGAGTAG
- a CDS encoding HVO_0758 family zinc finger protein: MKSTRKGLRDGELEKDTYGRLTCSECGESLKTQNDPDEVYTVRHCPDCGSEWKELR, from the coding sequence ATGAAGTCGACACGGAAGGGGCTCCGAGACGGGGAGTTGGAGAAGGACACCTACGGCCGGCTCACGTGTTCGGAGTGCGGGGAGTCGCTGAAGACCCAGAACGACCCCGACGAGGTCTACACGGTCCGGCACTGCCCCGACTGCGGGAGCGAGTGGAAGGAACTCCGGTAG
- a CDS encoding MFS transporter, whose translation MIFLANLARVVFAPLLGEFIAVFAIGEGTAGLIATLAWLGSALLRIPTGWLLTRVPRHRVILATGAVLTGAAALTASATSIPMLGVGALCMGLSSGAYFVAANPLVSELYPDRVGWALGVHGMASQVAAVAAAPLVTLVLTLFVDWRVVFVCIAVAAAVVTLVLSVAARTTELPDAGAADRDIIGAVRAEWRIVLLTVVVVGATGFVWQGLFNFYELYMGTKGVGDATAKNLLTVIFAAGVPAFFVSGRLADRLPRVPYILAIISAFTVSVLLLTVTRGLVPVVALTAVIGYVVHSLFPAIDTYLLDSLPGETRASAYSWYSGGMMLVQATGSSVVGALRESGLAYDVIFTRLALALGVVVACLLALYRTDRLPS comes from the coding sequence ATGATCTTCCTGGCCAACCTCGCGCGGGTCGTCTTCGCGCCGCTCCTCGGGGAGTTCATCGCCGTCTTCGCGATCGGCGAGGGGACCGCGGGCCTGATCGCGACGCTCGCGTGGCTCGGGAGCGCCCTGCTCCGGATCCCGACGGGCTGGCTCCTCACCCGCGTCCCGCGCCACCGCGTGATCCTCGCGACCGGCGCGGTGCTCACCGGCGCGGCGGCGCTCACCGCGAGCGCGACGTCGATCCCGATGCTCGGCGTCGGCGCGCTCTGTATGGGCCTGTCCTCGGGCGCGTACTTCGTCGCGGCCAATCCGCTCGTCAGCGAGCTGTACCCCGACCGCGTGGGCTGGGCGCTCGGCGTCCACGGGATGGCCAGCCAGGTCGCCGCCGTCGCGGCCGCGCCGCTCGTCACGCTCGTGCTGACGCTCTTCGTCGACTGGCGGGTCGTGTTCGTCTGCATCGCCGTCGCCGCCGCGGTCGTCACGCTCGTGCTGTCCGTCGCCGCGCGGACCACAGAGCTCCCCGACGCGGGCGCCGCGGACCGCGACATCATCGGCGCGGTCCGGGCGGAGTGGCGGATCGTCCTCCTGACCGTCGTCGTCGTCGGCGCGACCGGCTTCGTCTGGCAGGGGCTGTTCAACTTCTACGAGCTGTATATGGGGACGAAAGGCGTCGGCGACGCGACCGCGAAGAACCTCCTCACGGTGATCTTCGCGGCGGGCGTGCCCGCGTTCTTCGTCTCCGGCCGGCTCGCCGACCGGCTGCCGCGCGTGCCGTACATCCTGGCGATCATCAGCGCGTTCACCGTCTCCGTCCTGCTCCTGACGGTCACGCGCGGGCTCGTCCCCGTCGTCGCGCTCACGGCCGTCATCGGCTACGTCGTCCACAGCCTCTTTCCCGCGATCGACACCTACCTCCTCGACTCGCTTCCCGGCGAGACCCGCGCCAGCGCGTACTCGTGGTACTCCGGCGGGATGATGCTCGTCCAGGCGACGGGCTCGTCGGTCGTCGGCGCGCTCCGGGAGAGCGGCCTCGCCTACGACGTCATCTTCACGCGGCTCGCGCTCGCGCTCGGCGTCGTGGTGGCGTGTCTGCTCGCCCTCTATCGGACCGATCGGCTGCCGTCGTGA
- a CDS encoding glycosyl transferase family 2 — protein MEYVQARVTTLHDLADPIPTAPTDRAAVVVPMTERDCESAAADRVFATLERVAPGRVVVPLRAEAERVGAVREWLSTYDLDTELLWCDGPRIADLLADAGLDGARGKGRDVWLGLGRATTEEFVAVHDADTTTYDESFVPRLLFPLARGYDFSKGYYARVEDGRLYGRLFRLFYVPLVRALCDANPEPFLRYLDSFRYALAGEFAATASAAKRMRTPRQWGLEVGTLADAFDVAGFDRTAQVDLGRYEHDHRSVDGAAGLSEMSGSVGETLLRSVREHGIDVDFGTLRERYREAALRLVDQYAEDAAFNGFDFDREGERTQVDRYADAVREPTGGDDRLPPWTEAPLDPDAVAAAAAADAEDAAFGDAGRRGRHARSEADSDLRSRTRTDGDSETDAEPPETPHQEVGE, from the coding sequence ATGGAGTACGTGCAAGCGCGGGTGACGACGCTCCACGACCTCGCGGACCCGATCCCGACCGCTCCCACGGACCGGGCCGCCGTCGTCGTCCCGATGACCGAGCGCGACTGCGAGAGCGCCGCCGCCGACCGGGTCTTCGCGACGCTCGAACGGGTGGCGCCCGGCCGGGTCGTCGTCCCGCTCCGCGCCGAGGCCGAGCGCGTCGGCGCGGTCCGCGAGTGGCTCTCGACGTACGATCTCGACACGGAACTGCTGTGGTGCGACGGGCCGCGGATCGCCGATCTGCTCGCCGACGCCGGCCTCGACGGCGCCCGCGGCAAGGGCCGCGACGTGTGGCTGGGGCTCGGCCGCGCGACGACCGAGGAGTTCGTCGCCGTCCACGACGCCGACACGACGACCTACGACGAGTCGTTCGTGCCCCGCCTGCTCTTCCCGCTCGCTCGGGGCTACGACTTCTCGAAGGGGTACTACGCCCGCGTCGAGGACGGACGGCTCTACGGCCGGCTCTTCCGGCTGTTCTACGTCCCGCTCGTCCGCGCGCTCTGCGATGCGAACCCCGAGCCGTTCCTCCGGTATCTGGACTCCTTCCGGTACGCGCTGGCCGGCGAGTTCGCCGCCACCGCGAGCGCGGCGAAGCGGATGCGGACGCCGCGGCAGTGGGGACTCGAAGTCGGCACCCTCGCGGACGCCTTCGACGTCGCGGGCTTCGACCGGACGGCGCAGGTCGACCTCGGCCGGTACGAACACGACCACCGCTCTGTCGACGGCGCGGCCGGACTCTCCGAGATGAGCGGCTCCGTGGGCGAGACGCTCCTGCGGAGCGTCCGCGAGCACGGGATCGACGTCGACTTCGGGACGCTCCGGGAGCGCTACCGCGAGGCCGCCCTGCGGCTCGTCGACCAGTACGCCGAGGACGCGGCGTTCAACGGCTTCGACTTCGACCGCGAGGGCGAGCGGACGCAGGTCGACCGCTACGCCGACGCGGTCCGCGAACCCACCGGCGGCGACGACCGCCTGCCGCCCTGGACCGAGGCCCCGCTCGACCCCGATGCGGTGGCCGCGGCCGCCGCGGCCGACGCGGAGGACGCGGCGTTCGGCGACGCGGGACGTCGCGGCCGGCACGCCCGCTCGGAGGCGGATTCGGACCTCCGATCCCGAACGCGCACCGACGGCGATTCCGAGACCGATGCCGAGCCTCCCGAGACGCCCCACCAGGAGGTCGGCGAATGA
- a CDS encoding DUF7109 family protein has protein sequence MTDRAGPGTDAEGATTAEVPFDGDDLAGVVDLFGALAPAELERALDELAFKRGDDLDADAVAAAVDAAVASYALVRYDPGADGAAGEGTTDGNRDADALLAPGPAAFPTLPPNAEDLPHILDVSTRDVDREAAATALAERLRRDASRAVDEGDAARMRRLLDVTYDVAVWSDAVAVDDVRERLDAALDEG, from the coding sequence ATGACTGACAGGGCGGGACCGGGAACCGACGCGGAGGGCGCGACGACGGCCGAGGTCCCCTTCGACGGCGACGACCTCGCGGGGGTCGTCGACCTCTTCGGGGCGCTCGCGCCGGCCGAACTCGAACGCGCCCTCGACGAACTGGCGTTCAAGCGCGGCGACGACCTCGACGCCGACGCGGTCGCCGCGGCCGTCGACGCCGCCGTCGCGTCGTACGCGCTGGTCCGATACGATCCCGGCGCGGACGGTGCGGCCGGGGAGGGGACCACCGACGGGAACCGCGACGCGGACGCCCTCCTCGCGCCCGGTCCCGCCGCGTTCCCGACACTCCCGCCGAACGCGGAGGACCTCCCCCACATCCTGGACGTCTCGACCCGGGACGTCGACCGCGAGGCCGCGGCGACGGCCCTCGCCGAGCGGCTCCGCCGCGACGCGAGCCGCGCGGTCGACGAGGGCGACGCGGCGCGGATGCGTCGGCTCCTCGACGTCACCTACGACGTCGCGGTGTGGTCCGACGCGGTCGCCGTCGACGACGTCCGCGAGCGACTGGACGCCGCGCTCGACGAGGGCTGA
- a CDS encoding NUDIX hydrolase, whose translation MDLSRVSNHAPSAVTDAGQQAAVLAPILVRDGTEHVLFTKRADHLGEHPGQMSFPGGSREPEDRGLESTALREANEEIGLYSEEAAVFGRLDDIRTVTDYSVRPYVAGVPDRDYDPDEREVAEVVALPVPALIDLDNYESERREHPVYGEHRVHYFHVGDYTVWGATGRMLVQLLELTTEWTAPEDVDRVVDADAELPV comes from the coding sequence ATGGATCTCTCGCGGGTGTCGAACCACGCGCCGTCGGCGGTCACCGACGCGGGCCAGCAGGCGGCGGTCCTCGCGCCCATCCTCGTCCGCGACGGGACCGAGCACGTCCTCTTCACGAAGCGGGCGGACCACCTCGGCGAGCACCCGGGCCAGATGAGCTTCCCCGGCGGCTCCAGGGAGCCCGAAGACAGGGGGCTGGAGTCGACCGCGCTCCGCGAGGCCAACGAGGAGATCGGGCTCTACTCGGAGGAAGCGGCCGTCTTCGGCCGGCTCGACGACATCCGGACCGTGACCGACTACTCGGTCCGCCCGTACGTCGCGGGCGTCCCCGACCGCGACTACGACCCCGACGAGCGGGAGGTCGCCGAGGTCGTCGCGCTCCCGGTGCCCGCGCTGATCGACCTCGACAACTACGAGTCCGAGCGGCGCGAACACCCGGTGTACGGCGAACACCGGGTCCACTACTTCCACGTCGGCGACTACACCGTCTGGGGCGCGACCGGCCGGATGCTCGTCCAGCTCCTGGAGCTGACGACCGAGTGGACGGCGCCGGAAGACGTCGATCGGGTGGTCGACGCCGACGCGGAACTGCCCGTTTAA